Proteins from a single region of Oreochromis niloticus isolate F11D_XX linkage group LG7, O_niloticus_UMD_NMBU, whole genome shotgun sequence:
- the znf710a gene encoding zinc finger protein 710a isoform X2, with amino-acid sequence MRSLKHLKHHSRNNVEEESGRLVRTYPKMTEGQVDVGTQTEPVVVLSLAQAAVLGLISQNEIFGATIAPNGFYTGEPRECPPPPPESVEYEYADQLIGANGDYLAEPAGEPEPQPHCSERRRPGPRGRTKRPRIDGELEGHPHNVPSPQPQVKGERLDSDTPPSCIHMNSRGSPGKSDDPVIQQGTLKEEQACGNCPSCVRDTSRPQTDGQPEAEQDESSGRERVRKEEELVVEEEEEEEALNLKTTGETSSPVENRYYDSSEVAYESADMAMPTEYEENNQAMLWSDPEGLARRMQIDRLDINVQIDESYCVDVGEGLKRWKCRMCEKSYTSKYNLVTHILGHNGIKPHECIHCGKLFKQPSHLQTHLLTHQGTRPHKCTVCEKAFTQTSHLKRHMLQHSDVKPYSCRFCGRGFAYPSELRTHENKHENGQCHVCTQCGLEFPTYAHLKRHLTSHQGPTTYQCTECNKSFAYRSQLQNHLMKHQNVRPYVCPECGMEFVQIHHLRQHALTHKGMKEFKCDVCAREFTLSANLKRHMLIHASVRPFQCHVCFKTFVQKQTLKTHMIVHLPVKPFKCKVCGKSFNRMYNLLGHMHLHAGSKPFKCPYCTSKFNLKGNLSRHMKVKHGIMDATIDGHEPPQETEGQEDYEEESFEFSERENRANNTNTPDISKLSQMEYYSTFGKGAGRFNTA; translated from the exons ATGAGATCCCTGAAACACCTTAAACATCACTCAAGGAACAATGTG gaggaggagagtggCCGCTTGGTGCGGACATACCCAAAGATGACTGAGGGCCAAGTGGATGTGGGCACACAGACGGAGCCTGTGGTCGTGCTATCTCTGGCTCAGGCTGCCGTTCTTGGCCTCATCTCCCAGAATGAAATATTTGGGGCGACTATTGCTCCTAATGGCTTTTACACGGGGGAGCCCAGAGAATGCCCCCCTCCACCACCGGAGTCAGTGGAGTATGAGTATGCTGACCAGCTGATAGGGGCCAATGGGGACTACCTTGCTGAGCCTGCTGGGGAGCCAGAGCCGCAGCCCCACTGCAGTGAGAGAAGACGGCCTGGGCCCCGTGGGAGAACCAAGAGGCCCAGGATTGATGGGGAATTAGAGGGTCATCCGCACAATGTACCCAGTCCACAGCCTCAGGTTAAAGGTGAAAGACTTGACTCTGATACCCCTCCTTCGTGTATTCACATGAACAGCAGGGGTAGTCCTGGCAAGTCAGATGATCCAGTCATCCAGCAAGGTACTCTGAAAGAGGAGCAAGCCTGTGGAAACTGTCCTTCGTGTGTGAGAGACACATCCAGGCCACAAACAGATGGACAGCCAGAGGCTGAACAAGATGAAAGCTCTGGTAGGGAAAGAGTAAGGAAAGAAGAAGAGTTAGTagtagaggaagaagaagaagaggaggcacTGAACCTTAAGACCACTGGAGAAACAAGTAGTCCTGTGGAGAATCGTTATTATGATTCCAGTGAGGTGGCCTATGAGTCTGCAGATATGGCAATGCCAACAGAGTATGAGGAGAACAACCAAGCCATGCTGTGGTCAGACCCAGAGGGTCTCGCAAGACGAATGCAGATTGACCGACTGGACATCAACGTGCAGATCGATGAGTCTTACTGCGTAGACGTAGGCGAGGGCTTGAAGCGCTGGAAGTGCCGCATGTGTGAGAAGTCATACACATCCAAATACAACCTGGTAACGCATATCTTGGGCCACAATGGAATTAAGCCCCATGAATGTATACACTGCGGAAAGCTTTTCAAGCAGCCAAGTCACCTCCAGACTCACCTGCTCACGCACCAGGGAACCCGACCACACAAGTGTACCGTCTGTGAGAAGGCCTTCACGCAGACGAGCCACCTGAAGAGGCAcatgctgcaacattcagacgTGAAACCCTACAGCTGTCGCTTCTGTGGCCGTGGCTTTGCCTACCCCAGTGAACTGAGGACCCACGAGAACAAACACGAGAACGGCCAGTGCCATGTCTGCACCCAGTGCGGCCTCGAGTTTCCAACCTATGCGCACCTGAAGCGTCACCTGACCAGCCATCAGGGACCCACGACGTACCAGTGCACAGAGTGCAACAAGTCCTTCGCCTACCGCAGCCAGCTGCAGAACCACTTGATGAAGCACCAGAACGTGCGGCCTTACGTTTGCCCCGAGTGCGGCATGGAGTTCGTCCAGATCCACCACCTCCGACAGCACGCTCTCACTCACAAG GGCATGAAAGAATTCAAGTGTGATGTCTGTGCCAGAGAATTCACCCTGTCTGCCAACCTGAAGAGACACATGTTGATCCACGCCAGCGTGAGGCCCTTCCAGTGCCATGTCTGCTTCAAGACCTTTGTCCAGAAGCAGACCCTGAAAACGCATATGATTGTCCACCTGCCGGTGAAGCCTTTCAAATGCAAG GTGTGCGGGAAGTCGTTTAACAGAATGTACAACCTCCTCGGCCACATGCATCTCCACGCTGGCAGCAAGCCCTTCAAGTGCCCTTACTGCACCAGCAAGTTCAACCTGAAGGGCAACCTGAGTCGACACATGAAAGTCAAACACGGCATCATGGACGCCACGATAGATGGACACG AGCCCCCCCAAGAGACAGAAGGCCAGGAGGACTACGAGGAGGAGAGCTTTGAATTCAGTGAGCGAGAAAACCGGgccaacaacaccaacacgcCTGACATCTCTAAACTCTCTCAAATGGAGTATTACAGCACCTTTGGGAAGGGCGCCGGACGCTTCAACACTGCGTGA
- the znf710a gene encoding zinc finger protein 710a isoform X1, with protein sequence MRSLKHLKHHSRNNVEEESGRLVRTYPKMTEGQVDVGTQTEPVVVLSLAQAAVLGLISQNEIFGATIAPNGFYTGEPRECPPPPPESVEYEYADQLIGANGDYLAEPAGEPEPQPHCSERRRPGPRGRTKRPRIDGELEGHPHNVPSPQPQVKGERLDSDTPPSCIHMNSRGSPGKSDDPVIQQGTLKEEQACGNCPSCVRDTSRPQTDGQPEAEQDESSGRERVRKEEELVVEEEEEEEALNLKTTGETSSPVENRYYDSSEVAYESADMAMPTEYEENNQAMLWSDPEGLARRMQIDRLDINVQIDESYCVDVGEGLKRWKCRMCEKSYTSKYNLVTHILGHNGIKPHECIHCGKLFKQPSHLQTHLLTHQGTRPHKCTVCEKAFTQTSHLKRHMLQHSDVKPYSCRFCGRGFAYPSELRTHENKHENGQCHVCTQCGLEFPTYAHLKRHLTSHQGPTTYQCTECNKSFAYRSQLQNHLMKHQNVRPYVCPECGMEFVQIHHLRQHALTHKVLAAHALPLKGMKEFKCDVCAREFTLSANLKRHMLIHASVRPFQCHVCFKTFVQKQTLKTHMIVHLPVKPFKCKVCGKSFNRMYNLLGHMHLHAGSKPFKCPYCTSKFNLKGNLSRHMKVKHGIMDATIDGHEPPQETEGQEDYEEESFEFSERENRANNTNTPDISKLSQMEYYSTFGKGAGRFNTA encoded by the exons ATGAGATCCCTGAAACACCTTAAACATCACTCAAGGAACAATGTG gaggaggagagtggCCGCTTGGTGCGGACATACCCAAAGATGACTGAGGGCCAAGTGGATGTGGGCACACAGACGGAGCCTGTGGTCGTGCTATCTCTGGCTCAGGCTGCCGTTCTTGGCCTCATCTCCCAGAATGAAATATTTGGGGCGACTATTGCTCCTAATGGCTTTTACACGGGGGAGCCCAGAGAATGCCCCCCTCCACCACCGGAGTCAGTGGAGTATGAGTATGCTGACCAGCTGATAGGGGCCAATGGGGACTACCTTGCTGAGCCTGCTGGGGAGCCAGAGCCGCAGCCCCACTGCAGTGAGAGAAGACGGCCTGGGCCCCGTGGGAGAACCAAGAGGCCCAGGATTGATGGGGAATTAGAGGGTCATCCGCACAATGTACCCAGTCCACAGCCTCAGGTTAAAGGTGAAAGACTTGACTCTGATACCCCTCCTTCGTGTATTCACATGAACAGCAGGGGTAGTCCTGGCAAGTCAGATGATCCAGTCATCCAGCAAGGTACTCTGAAAGAGGAGCAAGCCTGTGGAAACTGTCCTTCGTGTGTGAGAGACACATCCAGGCCACAAACAGATGGACAGCCAGAGGCTGAACAAGATGAAAGCTCTGGTAGGGAAAGAGTAAGGAAAGAAGAAGAGTTAGTagtagaggaagaagaagaagaggaggcacTGAACCTTAAGACCACTGGAGAAACAAGTAGTCCTGTGGAGAATCGTTATTATGATTCCAGTGAGGTGGCCTATGAGTCTGCAGATATGGCAATGCCAACAGAGTATGAGGAGAACAACCAAGCCATGCTGTGGTCAGACCCAGAGGGTCTCGCAAGACGAATGCAGATTGACCGACTGGACATCAACGTGCAGATCGATGAGTCTTACTGCGTAGACGTAGGCGAGGGCTTGAAGCGCTGGAAGTGCCGCATGTGTGAGAAGTCATACACATCCAAATACAACCTGGTAACGCATATCTTGGGCCACAATGGAATTAAGCCCCATGAATGTATACACTGCGGAAAGCTTTTCAAGCAGCCAAGTCACCTCCAGACTCACCTGCTCACGCACCAGGGAACCCGACCACACAAGTGTACCGTCTGTGAGAAGGCCTTCACGCAGACGAGCCACCTGAAGAGGCAcatgctgcaacattcagacgTGAAACCCTACAGCTGTCGCTTCTGTGGCCGTGGCTTTGCCTACCCCAGTGAACTGAGGACCCACGAGAACAAACACGAGAACGGCCAGTGCCATGTCTGCACCCAGTGCGGCCTCGAGTTTCCAACCTATGCGCACCTGAAGCGTCACCTGACCAGCCATCAGGGACCCACGACGTACCAGTGCACAGAGTGCAACAAGTCCTTCGCCTACCGCAGCCAGCTGCAGAACCACTTGATGAAGCACCAGAACGTGCGGCCTTACGTTTGCCCCGAGTGCGGCATGGAGTTCGTCCAGATCCACCACCTCCGACAGCACGCTCTCACTCACAAGGTACTGGCAGCGCACGCCCTCCCACTTAAG GGCATGAAAGAATTCAAGTGTGATGTCTGTGCCAGAGAATTCACCCTGTCTGCCAACCTGAAGAGACACATGTTGATCCACGCCAGCGTGAGGCCCTTCCAGTGCCATGTCTGCTTCAAGACCTTTGTCCAGAAGCAGACCCTGAAAACGCATATGATTGTCCACCTGCCGGTGAAGCCTTTCAAATGCAAG GTGTGCGGGAAGTCGTTTAACAGAATGTACAACCTCCTCGGCCACATGCATCTCCACGCTGGCAGCAAGCCCTTCAAGTGCCCTTACTGCACCAGCAAGTTCAACCTGAAGGGCAACCTGAGTCGACACATGAAAGTCAAACACGGCATCATGGACGCCACGATAGATGGACACG AGCCCCCCCAAGAGACAGAAGGCCAGGAGGACTACGAGGAGGAGAGCTTTGAATTCAGTGAGCGAGAAAACCGGgccaacaacaccaacacgcCTGACATCTCTAAACTCTCTCAAATGGAGTATTACAGCACCTTTGGGAAGGGCGCCGGACGCTTCAACACTGCGTGA